The following coding sequences are from one Seonamhaeicola sp. ML3 window:
- a CDS encoding site-specific DNA-methyltransferase, giving the protein MPTLNWIGKEKVINHHQDVPYKILEPQYTFSNGKEDKNTPSENKIIHGDNLEALKSLLPEYEGKIKCIYIDPPYNTGNEGWVYNDNVNHPKLKKWLGQVVGKESEDLSRHDKWLCMMYPRLKLLHKLLADDGAIFISIDDNEQANLKLLCDEIFGVNKYVGLIPWRKRTAKSDVPNGVSQDYESILLYSKGSDFKAYVKAKERKYYETPDLPNEPWRIHDLTKQTSAEERPNSYFTIIDPKTGKEYPAQKNRTWAISKDTFKGYYDNNRIVFPDDYEFLNISKPAFRYFKKDDMKKAGKSFGFQAMSTNLPKEVGMSQDGTKEMQEIFGEKAFNYPKPSTLIQYLLMASTEHSKDCYILDSFAGSGTTAHAVFNLNKQDGGNRKFILVEMEDYANTITAERVKRVIKGYGEGSKATEGTGGDFTYYVLGKPLFLENGFLNEAIGLSKILEYVWYTETKEPFSNPEENYLLGAKNDSAYYFYYQKDNLTTLDESFLRSIKTKASQYIIYADNCLLDQAIMDKYNIVFKKIPRDITRF; this is encoded by the coding sequence ATGCCAACACTCAACTGGATAGGAAAAGAAAAAGTAATTAACCATCATCAAGATGTACCTTATAAAATTCTAGAGCCACAATACACTTTTAGTAATGGTAAAGAAGATAAAAACACTCCTTCTGAAAATAAAATAATACATGGTGATAACCTAGAAGCCCTAAAAAGCCTACTGCCAGAATATGAAGGTAAAATAAAATGCATTTACATAGACCCACCTTATAATACAGGTAATGAGGGTTGGGTGTATAATGACAATGTAAACCACCCAAAACTTAAAAAATGGTTAGGACAAGTAGTTGGTAAAGAAAGTGAAGATTTATCAAGGCATGATAAATGGCTGTGTATGATGTATCCTAGATTAAAGTTATTACATAAACTGTTGGCTGATGATGGAGCTATCTTTATTAGTATTGATGATAATGAACAAGCTAATCTGAAACTACTTTGTGATGAGATTTTTGGGGTAAATAAGTATGTAGGATTAATTCCATGGAGAAAAAGAACAGCAAAATCTGATGTCCCAAATGGAGTTTCACAAGATTATGAATCAATTCTCTTATACTCTAAAGGAAGTGACTTTAAAGCTTATGTCAAAGCCAAAGAAAGGAAATACTATGAAACACCAGATTTGCCTAATGAGCCATGGAGAATCCATGATTTAACAAAACAAACAAGTGCTGAAGAAAGACCAAATAGTTACTTCACAATAATAGACCCAAAAACAGGAAAAGAATATCCTGCTCAAAAAAATAGGACGTGGGCAATTTCTAAAGATACATTTAAAGGTTACTATGATAACAATAGAATAGTATTTCCAGATGATTATGAATTTTTAAATATTTCTAAACCTGCCTTCAGATACTTTAAAAAGGATGACATGAAAAAGGCAGGTAAATCATTTGGTTTTCAAGCTATGAGTACCAATCTCCCAAAGGAAGTTGGTATGTCTCAAGATGGCACAAAAGAGATGCAAGAAATTTTTGGAGAAAAAGCTTTTAATTACCCAAAGCCATCAACTCTAATTCAATATTTGTTAATGGCTTCTACAGAACATTCAAAGGATTGTTATATTCTTGATTCCTTTGCAGGTTCTGGAACTACTGCACATGCAGTTTTCAATCTTAACAAACAAGATGGTGGTAATAGAAAATTCATTTTAGTGGAAATGGAAGATTATGCCAATACCATTACTGCCGAAAGAGTAAAGAGAGTTATTAAGGGGTATGGAGAAGGTTCTAAAGCTACTGAAGGTACAGGAGGAGATTTTACCTATTATGTACTTGGAAAGCCTTTATTTTTAGAAAATGGTTTTTTAAATGAAGCCATTGGTTTATCCAAAATATTAGAATATGTGTGGTACACAGAAACTAAAGAACCTTTTAGCAATCCAGAAGAAAATTATTTACTAGGTGCTAAAAATGATTCAGCCTATTATTTCTATTATCAAAAAGACAACTTAACTACACTAGATGAAAGCTTTTTAAGGTCTATAAAAACCAAAGCTAGTCAATATATAATTTATGCAGATAATTGCTTACTAGACCAAGCTATTATGGATAAGTACAATATTGTATTTAAAAAAATACCAAGAGATATTACACGATTTTAA
- a CDS encoding helix-turn-helix domain-containing protein, which yields MTLSELIKFKREAKGMLLREVAYKVDVDTALISKIEKGDRKPTREQIEKLALALDIDYNKLLTLWLSEKVYEDVQGENVAIDAIKLALKRIKTEENN from the coding sequence TTAATAAAATTTAAGAGGGAAGCTAAAGGCATGTTGCTTAGAGAGGTTGCTTATAAAGTAGATGTTGATACTGCTTTAATAAGTAAAATTGAAAAAGGAGATAGAAAACCTACAAGAGAACAAATAGAGAAACTAGCTTTAGCTTTAGACATAGATTACAACAAGCTATTAACCCTATGGCTAAGTGAAAAAGTATATGAAGATGTACAAGGAGAAAATGTTGCTATAGATGCCATTAAACTAGCCTTAAAAAGAATAAAAACAGAAGAAAACAACTAA